A genome region from Halorussus pelagicus includes the following:
- a CDS encoding pyridoxamine 5'-phosphate oxidase family protein, whose translation MTDAGAVEMDAEERTEFLAHGGTGVLSFARGDESPFSLPVSYGYDETEGHFYFRLAFGPDAGKRDAVSEDASMTFVTYDDTDEGWRSVVAEGELEEISEESLDSSVGESMRQVEILLVDVFERTPRETTFRFFRLDPDEIAGRKEATGDY comes from the coding sequence ATGACAGACGCAGGTGCTGTCGAGATGGACGCCGAGGAGCGCACCGAATTTCTCGCACACGGGGGCACGGGGGTTCTCTCGTTCGCGCGCGGCGACGAGTCGCCCTTCTCGCTCCCGGTATCGTACGGCTACGACGAGACCGAGGGCCACTTTTACTTCCGACTCGCGTTCGGGCCGGACGCCGGGAAGCGAGACGCGGTGAGCGAGGATGCGTCGATGACGTTCGTCACCTACGACGACACCGACGAGGGGTGGCGCAGCGTGGTCGCGGAGGGCGAACTGGAAGAAATTTCCGAGGAGTCGCTGGACTCGTCGGTCGGCGAGTCGATGCGACAGGTAGAGATTCTGCTGGTGGACGTGTTCGAGCGCACTCCGCGGGAGACGACGTTCCGATTCTTCCGACTCGACCCCGACGAGATAGCGGGGCGCAAGGAGGCGACCGGCGATTACTGA
- a CDS encoding GNAT family N-acetyltransferase, whose translation MFPERIETDRLVLEPLTPQNVDVLDFYPHASHRNPHIEEITEYLSWDPHQTPKETREFLDSQAEVWDAGEVANYVVRPKEGEDGAGEIAGAAGLHPDWERRTGILGTWLRKPFWGRGYSGERAAALMEVAFDRLDLEVVAVSHHADNEKSRRAIERYVERFGGQCEGLLRNFETSPDGPVDAYRYTVTREQWVEATKED comes from the coding sequence ATGTTCCCGGAGCGCATCGAGACCGACCGGCTCGTCCTCGAACCGCTGACGCCCCAGAACGTGGACGTATTGGATTTCTACCCTCACGCGTCCCACCGGAATCCCCACATCGAGGAGATAACCGAGTACCTGTCGTGGGACCCTCACCAGACCCCGAAGGAGACCAGAGAGTTCCTTGACTCGCAGGCCGAAGTGTGGGACGCGGGCGAGGTCGCCAACTACGTCGTTCGACCAAAAGAGGGCGAGGACGGGGCGGGCGAAATCGCGGGCGCGGCCGGACTCCATCCCGACTGGGAGCGCCGGACCGGCATCCTTGGGACGTGGCTCCGCAAGCCGTTCTGGGGCCGTGGCTACTCGGGCGAGCGCGCCGCCGCCCTGATGGAGGTCGCCTTCGACCGACTCGACCTCGAAGTCGTCGCGGTCTCGCACCACGCGGACAACGAGAAATCGCGGCGGGCCATCGAGCGATACGTCGAGCGATTCGGCGGCCAGTGCGAAGGACTCCTCCGGAACTTCGAAACCTCGCCCGATGGGCCGGTGGACGCATACCGCTACACCGTCACGCGCGAGCAGTGGGTCGAAGCGACGAAGGAGGACTGA
- a CDS encoding DUF7385 family protein — protein sequence MPERFDVHDHRHALKLHRDTGQTQLWENRKELDCPACEDPFADLLISEKRQNSFNAPESRFCVVREEGRILVFTH from the coding sequence ATGCCCGAACGATTCGACGTTCACGACCACCGCCACGCGCTGAAACTTCACAGGGACACCGGCCAGACCCAACTCTGGGAGAACCGGAAAGAACTGGACTGTCCGGCCTGCGAGGACCCCTTCGCCGACCTCCTGATTTCGGAGAAGCGCCAAAACAGCTTCAACGCGCCAGAGAGTCGGTTCTGCGTCGTCCGCGAGGAAGGCCGGATTCTGGTCTTCACGCACTGA